One stretch of Bradyrhizobium canariense DNA includes these proteins:
- a CDS encoding acetyl-CoA carboxylase biotin carboxylase subunit encodes MKRVLIANRGEIAVRIARSALASGLEVVSIFSEADRGMLHTRMSHKAICIGPSASAKSYLNASAIITAAIAQGCDAIHPGYGFLSENAAFASACEENGITFIGPAAETIVAMGDKVNARKAAASLGIATVPGTIEPLADVRDATFEAKAIGFPLLLKAAAGGGGRGMRVVREERELAEAFSRASAEALSAFGDGRMYMERYLEDIRHIEVQILADAHGNVRALGERDCTIQRRHQKLLEEAPSYELDSAIRREISDAAVALARAINYRNAGTIEFVFDRPSRRFYFIEMNTRIQVEHPVTEMIMGVDIVEEQLRIASGMPIDGMPNTTAKGHAIEFRINAEDADAGFRPNPGRIKNWLLPMGEGLRIDTHCEAGTFVPPYYDSLIAKLVVHAGTRNEAIERSKAALAVFKVEGVSTTIPFHQSILLNNDYVANDVNTRWVEEVFLART; translated from the coding sequence GTGAAGCGCGTTCTCATAGCCAATCGTGGAGAAATTGCCGTTCGGATCGCGCGGTCCGCTCTCGCATCCGGCCTGGAGGTCGTCTCGATATTTTCCGAGGCCGACCGGGGAATGCTTCACACCCGGATGTCACACAAAGCGATTTGTATTGGGCCATCGGCATCGGCAAAAAGCTATTTAAACGCATCGGCTATTATTACGGCTGCGATTGCGCAAGGGTGCGACGCGATTCATCCAGGCTACGGGTTTTTGTCGGAAAATGCGGCCTTCGCGTCGGCCTGTGAGGAAAACGGCATCACATTTATTGGACCAGCCGCCGAAACAATCGTCGCGATGGGCGACAAGGTGAACGCCCGCAAGGCCGCGGCCAGTCTAGGAATAGCTACCGTTCCGGGAACGATCGAGCCGCTAGCGGATGTCCGCGATGCAACCTTCGAAGCGAAAGCGATCGGCTTTCCGTTGTTGCTCAAGGCTGCGGCTGGTGGTGGCGGGCGAGGCATGCGGGTAGTGAGAGAAGAGCGGGAATTGGCGGAAGCATTTTCCCGTGCATCCGCCGAGGCGCTTTCTGCATTCGGCGATGGCCGTATGTACATGGAACGCTACCTTGAAGACATCCGCCATATCGAAGTGCAAATTCTGGCCGATGCCCACGGCAATGTCCGGGCACTCGGCGAGCGTGACTGTACGATCCAGAGACGGCATCAAAAGCTTCTTGAAGAAGCGCCGTCTTATGAACTCGACAGTGCGATACGTCGTGAAATATCCGATGCGGCCGTCGCTTTGGCGCGTGCAATCAACTATCGCAACGCGGGCACCATCGAATTCGTCTTCGATCGCCCGAGCCGACGATTCTACTTTATCGAAATGAATACCCGAATCCAGGTCGAACACCCTGTCACCGAGATGATTATGGGCGTCGACATCGTCGAAGAGCAATTGCGCATAGCGTCAGGTATGCCGATCGACGGAATGCCAAATACGACCGCGAAGGGGCATGCGATCGAGTTTCGTATCAATGCGGAGGATGCCGACGCAGGATTTCGACCTAACCCAGGAAGGATCAAGAACTGGCTCCTTCCGATGGGTGAGGGACTTCGGATCGATACGCATTGTGAAGCCGGCACATTTGTACCCCCATACTACGACTCGCTGATCGCGAAACTTGTGGTCCATGCCGGCACACGGAACGAAGCGATCGAGCGCTCCAAAGCTGCTCTGGCTGTTTTCAAAGTCGAGGGCGTATCAACGACGATTCCTTTCCATCAATCCATCCTCCTGAATAACGACTACGTGGCAAACGACGTCAATACGCGCTGGGTCGAAGAAGTATTTCTCGCCAGAACTTAA
- the accB gene encoding acetyl-CoA carboxylase biotin carboxyl carrier protein, with translation MDQDDVVTIIELFNRSVCRELRFRDGEVQLALRKAIKIDDKQPTVRTSLPSGLAPIGTASAAPLAPPTTSPVSRAPSVPGTEIKSPMLGIFYRSPSPDAPPFVEVGQKIEAGATLCIIEVMKVMNTVRAERSGRISAVYPENATMVEFNETIMVIKEDASE, from the coding sequence ATGGATCAAGACGACGTCGTCACCATCATCGAGTTGTTCAATCGTTCGGTATGCCGCGAGCTCCGGTTTCGAGACGGTGAGGTCCAACTGGCGCTTCGTAAGGCGATCAAGATAGACGACAAGCAGCCAACCGTTCGAACGAGCCTCCCATCCGGGCTCGCGCCGATCGGAACCGCCTCGGCAGCGCCTTTGGCACCTCCGACGACCTCTCCGGTGTCTCGCGCGCCAAGCGTACCCGGAACGGAAATCAAATCCCCCATGCTCGGCATTTTTTATCGGTCTCCATCGCCTGACGCGCCTCCCTTTGTTGAGGTGGGCCAAAAGATCGAGGCGGGCGCGACCTTGTGCATCATCGAAGTTATGAAAGTCATGAATACCGTTCGAGCCGAACGCTCTGGAAGGATCTCTGCAGTGTATCCAGAGAACGCGACGATGGTGGAGTTCAATGAAACGATCATGGTCATCAAAGAGGATGCCTCGGAGTGA
- a CDS encoding FadR/GntR family transcriptional regulator gives MTFANGTKMSQFGLFGQRMVTTVTKPLFEKKDVVLKVRTNATIGSMEDAVSAKLVSGLAAVRRLLDGGIYPVNSRLPPERELAGKLGISRGLLRDILAKLEAEGRIWRHVGQGTFVGGRAPQSRDEMALISKRSNPAEVFEARLAIEPQCASFAALRATADDISRLQHCFQKMERAPNSSNYFRWDSTLHRVIAEAAHSNLLLHLFDAVNATREQVFWSDLYRTAMAIDGRGTADRRATAYRQHADLVEAIVRRNPATAERLARKHIEDVRTYLLNS, from the coding sequence TTGACGTTTGCCAACGGCACAAAAATGAGCCAATTTGGGCTTTTCGGTCAACGGATGGTGACGACTGTAACTAAGCCTTTGTTTGAGAAGAAAGATGTTGTTTTGAAAGTGCGTACCAACGCGACAATTGGTTCGATGGAGGATGCAGTGTCAGCAAAACTCGTGTCAGGACTCGCGGCAGTACGGCGCCTTCTGGATGGCGGAATTTATCCGGTGAATTCACGGCTACCGCCGGAACGAGAGCTTGCCGGCAAATTAGGCATCAGTCGCGGTTTGCTGCGCGACATTCTGGCCAAGCTAGAGGCCGAGGGCCGGATATGGCGGCACGTCGGACAGGGGACGTTCGTTGGCGGCCGGGCACCACAATCTCGCGATGAAATGGCATTAATCAGCAAGCGATCCAATCCGGCAGAGGTGTTCGAAGCGCGCTTAGCCATTGAGCCGCAGTGCGCATCGTTCGCCGCATTACGAGCCACGGCCGACGATATTTCCAGACTTCAGCATTGTTTTCAGAAGATGGAACGAGCTCCGAATTCTTCGAACTATTTTCGCTGGGACTCGACGCTACACAGAGTTATTGCTGAAGCCGCGCATAGCAATCTTCTGCTGCACCTGTTCGATGCGGTCAATGCAACGCGCGAACAGGTCTTCTGGTCCGACCTTTACCGTACCGCGATGGCAATCGATGGCCGGGGCACCGCCGACCGAAGAGCGACTGCCTACCGGCAACATGCCGACCTCGTCGAGGCGATTGTAAGACGAAATCCGGCGACGGCCGAGCGGCTTGCGCGCAAGCACATCGAAGACGTTCGCACCTATCTACTCAATAGCTAG